The following are from one region of the Laribacter hongkongensis DSM 14985 genome:
- a CDS encoding Mor transcription activator family protein translates to MQCALALKESAGLDKDKADQVGREIADRMAAHWGGQNIYFPMGLSYKLSQRDRQIYDDFTGANHSELARKYGVSLQWIYKIVKTVRQEEMARRQGALFTE, encoded by the coding sequence GTGCAGTGCGCCCTGGCGCTGAAAGAAAGTGCCGGTCTCGACAAGGACAAGGCCGACCAGGTGGGACGTGAGATTGCCGACCGCATGGCCGCGCACTGGGGCGGCCAGAACATCTATTTCCCGATGGGCCTGTCCTACAAGCTCTCGCAGCGCGATCGCCAGATTTACGACGACTTCACCGGCGCCAACCACAGCGAGCTGGCCCGGAAGTACGGCGTCTCCCTTCAGTGGATTTACAAGATCGTGAAGACGGTGCGCCAGGAGGAGATGGCGCGGCGGCAGGGCGCCTTATTCACCGAATAA
- a CDS encoding N-6 DNA methylase, with translation MFYSATTCGFYDHYSNNAIPADAGEITSEQHAALLAGQSDGRIITADEQGYPVLTDPPPATLDTLRDCALLMLPAWEKAERTSGIEHAGQRWLTTSAALQDIRDVLLAGAVLGEQWGTADRAGLLYLVTEKFANIDLHPASVDNASMGLVFEELIRKFAEISNETAGEHFTPREVIRLMVNLLFIEDDDVLTAGNAVVRTLYDPTAGTGGMLSVAGEFLAEHNPQARLTLFGQELNDESYAICKADMLIKGQDVGNIVAGNTLSDDGHGARKFDYMLCSAPWR, from the coding sequence ATGTTCTATTCAGCAACAACGTGCGGTTTCTACGACCACTACAGCAACAACGCCATTCCTGCTGATGCTGGCGAAATCACATCCGAACAGCATGCGGCGCTGTTGGCTGGACAATCTGACGGAAGGATTATCACGGCAGACGAGCAGGGCTATCCCGTTCTCACTGATCCACCGCCGGCAACGCTCGATACGCTACGTGACTGTGCACTGCTCATGTTACCGGCATGGGAAAAAGCCGAGCGTACCTCTGGTATCGAGCACGCTGGTCAGCGCTGGCTGACGACATCGGCAGCTTTGCAAGACATCCGCGACGTGCTACTTGCAGGAGCCGTGCTGGGCGAACAGTGGGGCACGGCAGACCGAGCGGGCCTGCTGTATCTGGTGACCGAGAAGTTCGCCAACATCGACCTACACCCGGCGTCGGTCGACAACGCCAGCATGGGCCTAGTGTTCGAGGAGCTGATTCGCAAGTTTGCCGAAATCTCCAACGAGACGGCGGGGGAACACTTCACCCCGCGCGAAGTCATCCGCCTGATGGTCAACCTGCTGTTCATCGAAGACGACGACGTACTGACCGCCGGCAACGCAGTGGTGCGCACGCTGTACGACCCGACGGCGGGCACCGGCGGCATGTTGTCGGTGGCCGGAGAATTCCTCGCCGAGCACAACCCGCAGGCGCGCCTCACCCTGTTTGGTCAGGAGCTGAACGACGAGTCCTACGCCATCTGCAAGGCGGACATGCTTATCAAGGGGCAGGACGTCGGCAACATCGTCGCCGGCAACACGCTCTCCGACGACGGCCACGGCGCGCGTAAGTTCGACTACATGCTGTGCAGTGCGCCCTGGCGCTGA